A genomic segment from Nitrospirota bacterium encodes:
- a CDS encoding HDOD domain-containing protein, translated as MSTAVATMNKILKTVQELPPMPQTMQKIIDLSKDEKASAKDLANVIAHDQALTTKVLKLVNSPFYGFPQKITSIQQATALLGFSVVENLALAGMFIDTLRRSLKNYGLDKGGLWVHSIMTAYGAQALATRHNRALRDMAFTAGLIHDIGKVIMDRFLGEQFEAVINVVQSENIEFPIAEKKVLGFDHAEIGAMAATKWKLAPELVEAIQLHHLPTQAKMNRQLCGVVHVANCLCRMTGQGVGYDGMYFKLEEQSLKDIGVKEGETEEILGEMLERAQEAEKMFAG; from the coding sequence ATGTCCACCGCGGTCGCCACCATGAACAAGATCCTGAAGACGGTTCAGGAACTCCCCCCGATGCCGCAGACGATGCAGAAGATCATCGATCTGTCCAAGGACGAAAAGGCCTCGGCCAAAGACCTCGCCAATGTGATCGCGCACGACCAGGCCCTCACCACGAAGGTCCTCAAGCTGGTCAATTCCCCGTTCTACGGATTCCCGCAAAAAATCACGTCGATCCAGCAGGCCACCGCCCTCCTCGGCTTCTCCGTGGTGGAGAACCTCGCGCTCGCCGGGATGTTCATCGACACCCTCCGCCGTTCGCTCAAGAACTACGGGCTGGACAAGGGAGGACTGTGGGTCCACTCCATCATGACGGCCTACGGCGCGCAGGCGCTGGCCACGCGTCACAACCGCGCCCTGCGGGACATGGCCTTCACCGCCGGCCTGATTCATGACATCGGCAAGGTGATCATGGACCGCTTCCTCGGCGAGCAGTTCGAGGCCGTCATCAACGTGGTCCAGTCGGAAAATATCGAGTTCCCCATCGCCGAGAAGAAAGTGCTCGGTTTCGATCACGCGGAAATCGGCGCAATGGCGGCCACCAAATGGAAGCTCGCGCCCGAACTGGTGGAGGCCATCCAACTCCATCACCTCCCCACTCAGGCCAAGATGAACCGGCAACTCTGCGGCGTCGTCCATGTGGCCAACTGCCTCTGCCGCATGACCGGTCAGGGCGTGGGCTACGACGGCATGTACTTCAAGCTGGAGGAGCAGTCGCTCAAGGACATCGGCGTGAAGGAAGGCGAGACGGAAGAGATCCTCGGCGAAATGCTCGAGCGCGCGCAGGAAGCCGAGAAGATGTTCGCGGGGTGA
- a CDS encoding chemotaxis protein CheD: MSNGKSIDVRLGEWKATKESGAVLVIDRIGAGVGIVVIDLVTHICGGAHCILPESPSKDLGNAGKFTNMAVPAIVEELLKLGAQKGKMVAKIAGGAQMLSQTVLSDRNVGGAREALRKIPIPVTGEDVGGKFIRSLQVNSTSGEVLCLRLEGAQRTQTKL, translated from the coding sequence GTGTCCAATGGCAAATCGATTGACGTTCGACTGGGCGAGTGGAAAGCAACCAAGGAATCGGGGGCCGTACTTGTCATCGATCGGATCGGCGCAGGCGTCGGGATCGTGGTAATCGACCTCGTCACCCACATCTGCGGCGGTGCGCACTGCATTCTCCCGGAGTCACCTTCCAAGGATCTCGGCAATGCCGGTAAATTTACAAACATGGCGGTTCCCGCCATCGTTGAGGAGCTTCTGAAATTGGGGGCGCAAAAGGGGAAAATGGTGGCGAAAATTGCCGGCGGGGCACAGATGCTCTCGCAGACGGTTCTGAGCGACCGGAACGTCGGCGGAGCGAGAGAAGCCCTGCGCAAAATTCCCATCCCCGTGACCGGTGAAGACGTGGGCGGCAAGTTCATTCGATCGCTCCAGGTCAATTCGACCAGCGGCGAGGTTCTGTGCCTTCGGCTCGAAGGCGCGCAGAGAACGCAGACCAAATTGTAG
- a CDS encoding SpoIID/LytB domain-containing protein codes for MVQGSHGSILLGAFALLLLNFSNPSEAHAREIIKVAILRQKSPITIKGGPFQITDGSTQVDVQTNPLKISSKDRKLHLHWEKGDAVVRSGARIVSVGLPIQVDRHPYRGEVVLHSDGGSRILAVNELDLEDYVRGIINHEVSSKWPLEAVKAQVVAARSYALSRRGKPKDTRFDVEATVMDQVYRGSSREDDAAAQAVLETEGLVLTQDGEVIEAYYHSCCGGQTEASGTVWGRERSYLQGVTCGFDQDCPNAYWEVNLSTPEIEREVGIKNIESVEVASLQPSGRVRRIRFVTPSREVSLTGKEFRERVGFNRIPSTHFKIVRQAKGYKFMGSGSGHGVGLCQWGARGMAQEGHTFEEILKKYYSGVEITKLY; via the coding sequence ATGGTACAAGGATCGCACGGCTCAATTCTCCTCGGCGCTTTCGCCCTTCTGCTCCTGAATTTTTCCAATCCTTCGGAAGCTCACGCTCGGGAAATCATCAAAGTCGCCATCCTCCGTCAGAAATCGCCGATCACTATCAAGGGGGGCCCTTTTCAGATCACGGACGGCTCCACGCAAGTGGACGTTCAAACCAACCCGCTGAAAATTTCCTCCAAGGATCGCAAGTTGCACCTCCACTGGGAAAAAGGGGATGCCGTGGTCCGGAGCGGCGCGCGCATCGTTTCCGTCGGTCTCCCCATCCAAGTCGACCGGCATCCGTACCGCGGGGAAGTCGTCCTGCACTCGGACGGTGGCTCTCGAATTCTCGCCGTGAACGAACTGGACTTGGAAGACTACGTGCGCGGCATCATCAACCATGAGGTCTCGTCGAAATGGCCTCTGGAGGCGGTGAAGGCCCAGGTGGTTGCCGCTCGATCCTACGCCCTTTCCCGCAGGGGAAAACCCAAGGACACCCGGTTCGACGTGGAGGCCACGGTCATGGACCAAGTCTACCGGGGTTCCTCTCGAGAGGACGATGCCGCGGCTCAAGCTGTTCTAGAGACGGAAGGACTGGTGCTCACCCAGGACGGCGAAGTCATCGAAGCGTACTACCACTCCTGCTGCGGCGGGCAGACGGAGGCCTCGGGCACGGTTTGGGGACGGGAACGATCGTACCTCCAGGGGGTCACCTGCGGATTCGACCAGGACTGCCCGAACGCGTACTGGGAAGTGAATCTCTCCACCCCTGAAATCGAGAGGGAGGTAGGCATTAAGAATATCGAGTCGGTGGAAGTGGCCTCCCTGCAGCCCTCCGGCCGCGTGCGGCGCATCCGGTTTGTCACGCCATCGCGTGAAGTCTCGCTGACCGGGAAAGAGTTCCGCGAGCGTGTCGGCTTCAACCGAATCCCCAGCACACATTTCAAGATCGTCCGCCAGGCGAAAGGATACAAGTTCATGGGTTCCGGATCGGGCCACGGGGTGGGTCTGTGCCAGTGGGGCGCCCGGGGGATGGCGCAGGAAGGGCACACCTTTGAGGAAATCCTGAAGAAATACTATTCGGGTGTCGAAATCACCAAGCTGTATTGA
- a CDS encoding integration host factor subunit beta: MTKYDLVRLLMKECALSYRNSERVVNYLFDAITESLAEESRVELRGLGTFSVRRYDAYTGRNPRTGAKISVRPKKLPYFKMGRELKRMINSEPPEGEGNQT, translated from the coding sequence ATGACCAAATACGACTTGGTTCGGCTCCTCATGAAGGAATGCGCCCTCTCCTATCGGAATTCCGAGAGAGTCGTGAACTACCTGTTCGACGCCATCACCGAATCCCTTGCCGAGGAGTCCAGGGTCGAGCTCCGCGGTTTGGGAACCTTCTCGGTCCGCCGCTACGACGCGTACACCGGGCGAAATCCCCGTACCGGCGCAAAGATCAGTGTGAGACCCAAGAAACTTCCTTACTTCAAGATGGGCCGGGAGCTGAAACGAATGATCAACTCGGAGCCACCGGAGGGGGAAGGAAACCAGACCTAA
- a CDS encoding bifunctional ornithine acetyltransferase/N-acetylglutamate synthase — MAAKLGPPPKPFRFAGISAGIKRNGRPDLALLWSPLPCAYAVAYTSNHVKAAHILWNERHLDPRRIHAVLVNSGNANAATGRKGVDDCSAIARSAERELGLRPGTVALASTGVIGHRLPVDKIQSSLPRLHSKLDTEGWSAFSKAIMTTDTRPKVSVRRLGLEAGLSTVMGFAKGAGMIGPRLIPYPPHAGQGRCGTWGRKVERNARPTHAPSATMLAFVASDARFASGELRSILARAIEESFNSIMVDGDMSTNDSVFLLSSGLAPVLPSEKDRVSGAIRGVLRDLALQIVSDGEGATKTVAIRVTQARNATSAEAVGRAIALSPLVKTALYGQDPNWGRILAAAGSTRSPIDPDRTTIRLNGIPLYIRGLPAGPTDLRRARLAVRRPQIEIEVSLGLGKAEKVVYTTDLSPRYVAINAAYD; from the coding sequence GTGGCCGCTAAGCTCGGACCCCCTCCAAAACCCTTCCGATTCGCGGGAATCTCGGCCGGGATCAAGCGGAATGGACGCCCCGACCTGGCCCTCCTGTGGTCACCCCTTCCCTGCGCCTACGCGGTTGCCTATACCTCCAATCACGTGAAGGCCGCGCACATCCTGTGGAACGAGCGACACCTGGATCCCCGCCGGATCCATGCCGTCCTCGTGAACAGCGGCAATGCGAATGCCGCGACGGGAAGAAAGGGAGTCGACGACTGCTCGGCGATCGCACGTTCGGCCGAGCGGGAACTGGGCCTTCGCCCGGGAACGGTTGCTCTGGCCTCCACCGGTGTGATCGGCCATCGATTGCCCGTTGATAAGATTCAGTCCTCGCTGCCCCGGCTTCATTCGAAGCTGGACACTGAGGGATGGAGCGCCTTCTCGAAAGCGATCATGACCACCGACACGCGGCCGAAAGTGTCCGTCCGCCGCCTCGGCCTGGAGGCCGGCCTCTCCACGGTGATGGGCTTCGCGAAAGGGGCCGGGATGATCGGCCCACGCCTCATCCCCTACCCTCCCCATGCCGGCCAAGGACGGTGCGGCACTTGGGGCCGGAAGGTCGAGCGTAACGCGAGACCTACCCATGCACCCAGTGCGACCATGCTGGCGTTCGTCGCCTCGGACGCCCGCTTCGCTTCCGGCGAACTTCGCTCCATTCTCGCCCGCGCCATCGAAGAAAGCTTCAATAGCATCATGGTGGATGGCGACATGAGCACGAATGACTCCGTGTTCCTTCTTTCGTCGGGCCTTGCCCCGGTCTTGCCTTCCGAAAAAGACCGTGTGTCCGGCGCCATCCGCGGCGTGCTCCGGGATCTGGCGTTGCAGATCGTCTCTGACGGCGAAGGGGCCACGAAGACCGTGGCCATCCGCGTCACTCAGGCCCGGAATGCAACCTCAGCCGAAGCTGTTGGCCGGGCGATCGCTCTGTCTCCCCTTGTGAAAACCGCCCTCTACGGCCAAGATCCGAACTGGGGACGAATTCTCGCCGCCGCCGGATCGACCCGGTCGCCGATTGACCCGGATCGAACGACGATCCGATTGAATGGAATCCCGCTTTACATCCGCGGGCTTCCAGCCGGCCCCACGGATCTCCGCCGTGCGCGGCTGGCCGTCCGCCGCCCACAAATTGAAATCGAGGTTTCTCTGGGCCTCGGAAAGGCCGAGAAGGTGGTGTACACCACGGACCTCTCGCCTCGATACGTTGCCATCAACGCCGCGTACGATTAG
- a CDS encoding cytochrome c — MKRPTLILLIIFSMILTGALLKTIRGKRLKDILMILPENATEAEKGEVVYLRKCSTCHQGGSPMSGPPLHEVFHLKGERWLRSYTRTPRRFNPEAFMPPVELTPVEEHRIVAYFAEAITRGR, encoded by the coding sequence ATGAAACGTCCCACGCTCATCCTTCTCATCATCTTCTCCATGATCCTCACCGGCGCGTTGCTCAAGACAATTCGCGGAAAGCGCCTGAAAGACATCCTCATGATCCTGCCGGAGAACGCCACGGAAGCCGAAAAGGGAGAGGTCGTCTACCTCCGGAAATGCTCCACCTGCCACCAAGGCGGCTCACCCATGTCCGGACCTCCGCTCCATGAGGTGTTCCACCTGAAGGGCGAACGATGGCTCCGGTCCTACACGCGAACCCCGCGGCGGTTCAACCCGGAGGCCTTTATGCCGCCGGTGGAACTCACGCCGGTCGAAGAGCACCGGATCGTTGCCTATTTCGCGGAAGCGATCACTCGTGGCCGCTAA
- a CDS encoding leucyl aminopeptidase, whose protein sequence is MKIGIWSAKVAPKSEALICLFQFEEDKSPAWGLLADRFHGEIQKILGLEQFKGKEGKSVLIHTGGGRILVAGLGKRSAFDLEKWRQAAARAARRSREMKAKELLLIPADHAVLADTENALLALGEAVSLALYRYDRYLKDEEASELAAAYLVTSHRLGRREAELASKAQVLAEAVNAARTLINEPASTMTPEDLARAAQSLTPGVEVMVHDEKWIQRMKMGGVMGVARGSHRPPRFIELRYKPRTKSPKGPIALIGKGITFDSGGLSLKPAKSMETMKSDMSGAAAVIGTFRVLKELKPEVEVRGYIAATENMPGGNAYKPGDVLVTMSGKTIEVNNTDAEGRLTLADVLYHAAQAKPKAMIDLATLTGACVVALGERIAGLFGNDEKLIQGLSASSNRTGDKLWAMPMEDDYKDLLKSDIADMKNAGERYAGSITAALFLKEFVGSVPWAHIDIAGPAFTEKELPYCPKGGTGFGVRLLVDYLLHV, encoded by the coding sequence ATGAAGATCGGGATCTGGAGCGCGAAGGTAGCCCCGAAAAGCGAGGCTCTGATCTGCCTGTTCCAGTTCGAAGAGGACAAGTCCCCTGCCTGGGGGTTGCTGGCCGATCGATTCCACGGCGAAATCCAGAAGATTCTCGGTCTCGAACAATTCAAAGGCAAGGAGGGGAAATCCGTCCTGATCCACACGGGCGGAGGACGAATTCTCGTGGCGGGACTCGGAAAGCGCAGTGCTTTCGATCTCGAAAAATGGCGCCAAGCCGCCGCCCGCGCGGCCCGCCGGAGTCGCGAGATGAAAGCAAAGGAGCTTCTGCTCATCCCCGCGGATCACGCCGTACTGGCCGATACCGAAAATGCCCTCCTCGCTCTCGGGGAAGCCGTCTCGCTCGCACTGTACCGGTATGATCGATATCTGAAAGACGAAGAGGCCTCGGAACTCGCGGCCGCGTATCTCGTCACCTCGCATCGGCTGGGACGTCGGGAAGCCGAATTGGCCTCGAAGGCGCAGGTCTTGGCGGAGGCGGTCAATGCGGCGCGGACCTTGATCAACGAGCCGGCCAGCACGATGACTCCCGAAGATCTCGCGCGCGCCGCCCAGTCGCTGACTCCGGGAGTCGAAGTCATGGTCCATGACGAGAAATGGATTCAGAGAATGAAGATGGGCGGTGTCATGGGCGTGGCGCGCGGGAGCCACCGTCCCCCCCGATTCATCGAGCTCCGCTACAAGCCACGGACAAAGTCTCCGAAGGGTCCGATCGCGCTCATCGGGAAAGGAATCACGTTCGATTCCGGCGGCCTGTCGCTGAAGCCGGCCAAATCGATGGAGACGATGAAATCCGACATGTCGGGAGCTGCGGCGGTCATCGGTACGTTCCGGGTGTTGAAGGAGCTCAAGCCGGAGGTGGAGGTTCGCGGCTACATTGCAGCCACCGAAAACATGCCCGGCGGAAATGCGTACAAGCCGGGAGACGTCCTCGTCACCATGTCCGGCAAGACGATTGAAGTGAACAATACGGACGCGGAGGGGCGATTGACGCTGGCGGACGTCCTCTACCATGCCGCGCAGGCCAAGCCCAAAGCCATGATCGATCTCGCCACGCTCACGGGCGCCTGTGTGGTCGCCCTGGGCGAACGCATCGCCGGACTGTTCGGGAACGACGAAAAATTGATCCAGGGTCTCTCCGCCTCCTCAAATCGAACGGGGGACAAACTCTGGGCCATGCCGATGGAAGATGACTACAAGGACTTGCTGAAAAGCGACATCGCCGACATGAAGAATGCCGGAGAACGCTACGCCGGTTCGATCACCGCCGCGCTTTTTCTGAAAGAATTCGTAGGAAGCGTCCCTTGGGCGCATATCGATATCGCCGGTCCGGCGTTCACTGAAAAGGAGCTTCCCTACTGCCCCAAGGGAGGGACCGGATTCGGCGTCCGCCTCCTTGTGGACTACCTGCTTCACGTGTAG
- a CDS encoding zinc ribbon domain-containing protein, translated as MPIYEYQCLKCRKRSTVLTLRVSEKVDPVCEHCGSKEMKRLISRVRVVRSEESRMERMADPSSLAGLDEKDPRSMVQWMKKMGQEMGDDMGEDYEQMVEEAEVEAEKEAKGEVEKSEEGGTADSSPTGDSSGDE; from the coding sequence ATGCCTATTTACGAATACCAGTGCTTGAAATGTCGGAAGAGGAGCACCGTTTTGACCCTTCGGGTTTCCGAGAAAGTGGATCCCGTGTGCGAGCATTGCGGGAGCAAGGAGATGAAGCGCCTGATTTCCCGGGTGCGCGTGGTGCGATCGGAGGAGAGCCGGATGGAAAGAATGGCCGATCCGTCGTCCCTGGCGGGGTTGGATGAGAAGGATCCGCGCAGCATGGTGCAATGGATGAAGAAGATGGGCCAGGAGATGGGCGACGACATGGGGGAGGACTACGAGCAGATGGTGGAGGAGGCGGAGGTCGAGGCCGAAAAGGAAGCGAAGGGGGAGGTGGAGAAATCGGAGGAGGGGGGAACGGCGGATTCGTCGCCGACGGGGGATTCGAGCGGAGATGAATAA
- a CDS encoding pyridoxal-phosphate dependent enzyme — MAVALTHTQPRPSDPPAVPEEPKARLPLFAAYPSLEEIPWTSLSDYPSPVQRLEKSGRALHHPHLWIKRDDLLGTVYGGNKVRKLEFILGEARRRGFERIIVVGGIGSHHVLASALYAKSLGLDVTAILFPQPATAYVRDVLLALFSLGVDCQLTRSRAWMLPHVLMEYFHRQVVRVDKYPLVVYPGGSSPLGCLGYVNAAFEIKRQTETGDLPPPATLYVPLGSGGTMAGLVVGFALAQLSCKVIGVRVVERSMCNRFVVASLAQRTLEYMRTFDPVFGQTKITLDMVHVEGGYLGGGYGHPTPEAQEAIRFAKEHEKLKLEPTYSGKTFAAFMKLAPSEKGVPVLFWDTYNSKSIQSLIQLKVKDLPWKFRRLLSVETPPR, encoded by the coding sequence ATGGCCGTAGCGCTCACTCACACCCAACCGCGGCCATCCGATCCGCCGGCGGTTCCCGAAGAGCCGAAGGCGCGGCTGCCCCTCTTCGCGGCCTATCCCTCGCTCGAAGAAATTCCCTGGACGAGCCTCAGCGACTACCCCTCGCCCGTCCAGCGCCTTGAGAAATCGGGCCGCGCCCTTCACCACCCCCACCTCTGGATCAAGCGCGACGATCTTCTCGGCACAGTGTACGGCGGGAACAAGGTCCGGAAGCTCGAGTTCATCCTGGGAGAAGCGCGCCGGCGTGGGTTCGAACGCATCATCGTCGTTGGAGGAATCGGATCCCATCACGTCCTGGCTTCCGCCCTCTATGCGAAATCCCTCGGTCTCGATGTCACCGCCATTCTCTTTCCCCAGCCGGCCACCGCCTACGTGCGCGACGTTCTCCTCGCTCTATTCTCCCTCGGCGTCGATTGCCAACTGACCCGTTCCCGCGCCTGGATGCTCCCGCACGTGCTCATGGAGTACTTTCACCGGCAGGTCGTTCGAGTCGACAAATACCCTCTCGTGGTTTACCCCGGCGGTTCCTCTCCCCTCGGTTGCCTCGGTTATGTCAACGCGGCGTTCGAGATCAAGCGCCAGACCGAAACCGGGGATCTCCCGCCACCCGCCACCCTCTACGTCCCACTCGGTTCGGGAGGCACGATGGCCGGTCTCGTCGTCGGATTTGCGCTCGCTCAGCTCTCCTGCAAGGTGATCGGCGTCCGCGTGGTGGAACGGAGCATGTGCAATCGCTTCGTCGTAGCCAGCCTCGCCCAACGAACGCTCGAGTATATGCGAACGTTCGATCCGGTCTTCGGCCAAACCAAGATCACCCTCGACATGGTCCACGTGGAGGGCGGCTATCTCGGCGGGGGATACGGCCACCCTACGCCGGAGGCGCAGGAGGCGATCCGGTTCGCCAAAGAGCACGAAAAACTCAAGCTGGAACCGACCTACAGCGGGAAAACGTTTGCCGCTTTCATGAAACTCGCCCCCTCCGAAAAGGGCGTGCCCGTGCTCTTCTGGGATACCTACAACTCGAAATCCATCCAATCGCTCATCCAATTGAAAGTGAAAGACCTGCCCTGGAAATTCAGGCGCCTGCTTTCGGTCGAGACTCCGCCTCGATAG
- a CDS encoding M23 family metallopeptidase produces the protein MAKVEKRLLRQDKAPPMQKAQVQKTKGRFIWPIKGSLSSEFGVRMDRRHQGLDIAAREGVEFVAADSGKVIYSDNKLAGYGNLIIVKHAGDFASVYAHAQKMLVRKGDLVEKGQAIGKIGQTGRATGPHLHFEIRYRNMANDPLQFLPTL, from the coding sequence ATGGCAAAAGTCGAAAAACGGCTGCTCCGACAGGATAAAGCGCCCCCGATGCAAAAAGCGCAGGTCCAAAAAACGAAAGGTCGATTCATCTGGCCGATCAAGGGGAGCCTCTCATCCGAATTCGGCGTCCGGATGGACCGTCGCCACCAGGGCCTGGATATCGCGGCGCGCGAGGGCGTCGAATTCGTCGCCGCCGACTCGGGGAAGGTCATCTACAGCGACAACAAGCTGGCCGGATATGGGAACCTCATCATCGTCAAACATGCCGGGGACTTCGCCTCCGTTTATGCCCATGCCCAGAAAATGCTCGTGCGAAAGGGCGATCTGGTGGAAAAAGGCCAGGCGATCGGAAAGATCGGCCAGACGGGCCGCGCCACCGGCCCGCATCTCCACTTCGAAATCCGGTACCGGAACATGGCGAATGACCCGCTTCAATTCCTACCCACCCTGTGA